From Malaya genurostris strain Urasoe2022 chromosome 2, Malgen_1.1, whole genome shotgun sequence:
atgggtaaaaacaccgtgaaagcgaaacaatggattgaaaaatgttatccggactcttgtccatcaaaagcaacgatttgtcggtggttcgccgagtttaaacgtggccgtaccgacacaaatgacgcggaacgctcgggtagacctgaggaagccgttacaccggaaaatgtgagtgaagtgacaaaaattataatgaaatatcgtaaagtgaagctccgtgaggttgctgagatgacacagatatcatatggaagtgtatttactatccttcatgaaaaattgagcatgaaacaggttttttccaagtgggtgccgcgattgctttcgatggagcaaaaacagcaatgaacaaaacaatgaaaacaatggcgaaattgaacgaattgggctttgatcttctTTCAAATCCAAATCTGGCAAATACGGTGGATGGTGGAgcaattcgaagatcaattcatgtagttttgccattgttttgattgactgtaCACTCAGATGGGGATCGttatgattccggagtgaagtgatgaatccatgtttcatccattgtcacatatcgacgcaaaatttcggtttgttacgttcaaacatggccaaacactgctcacaaTCATCAACACATTCTCAGTAAGTAAGTAAACgcagcacccactttgaacagagctttcttacaaactaatgaatagaatagacagtgttatgaaaatggtataattACACTACAACGTGGATTGATCCCTTAATTTTAGTCCAGGACTCAGGGAGGTGTTTACTCAATAgaattccgatgacccatttcgtatacagagcaaataGTGTTCCGAGGCCATCGTTCCTTCGATCAGCCCCGCCTGCatgcaatgtttgcatcaaatggagtCAAACATTTCAAAGAGACTGTCAATCCCTTGCAGATGACAGgcaatcgacgcgtatttagtATATATTTTTCAGTTTTGTATATACGACTCACGCTTTTATCAAAAGAAGGTAAAATCAAGTACATGTACTTAAAATGAATGTGAAAGCGAAAGTGAAAACGGTAATGAGGGCCTACATTCAGGGACTTGaatacacttcagcaatagGACGTCAAGCCGAAATACATATTTGAAtgagttttaatattttttgcgTTTCAAATGAAATGATTACATACAAATCAATCCCCAGCCTCTCATCCGACTACTTCCGGGagcatcggaaatagtggtcacaaactctaaaatgggacaaactcacttttctcagctatGATTCCATAGATAACTTCTAAATTTCATCTGCATCTGACTTCCGTTTTCAGTATTACAAACTGAGGAGTGTCTAAAATCTCAAACTGTCTTATGAAGTGCGCTGATACGTACAtgcgctggtacggaagaagaaaacacaaaccgtctctacgaacgaagcacactGTGTGCGGTTTCATACACgtggtatagaaaacaaaaaccaacaccgaagctcGGGTTTGAAAACTCAAGCGAGTCCATCGGCACCGACGATTTCTCGTGAAAAAATATGGGTGCCGATTACAGTGAACTCCTCGATTTcaattacacaaaaaaaaacgagaaaataACGATATGATTCGAGAAGTGCGTTCCTATTTCGAGTTACCTATCGAATGAATGAAGAGttgtttttcaatttgtgaTCAATCATTGATGAGTCTAGCCAGCGAGTTACTGAATAGAAGTTCTGTATCTATCCAGTAACTCATAAGTTTGTCGGACTAGCCTGTTTGGGAACAAAAAGATTGCGAATTGTTATCGGTTATCTGTCTGTCAAATATTTGAATGGTTGTCGTATGTTCCATTGATATGGCTTTGATGTATTTAGTATTTTATACTTTTGAGTGGATTCTAGGAAGTGCAACATATGGATGCTCGATCCGACCGCgaacaaaaaattcgattttgacaAACCAGCTCAAACAAATACCGGTTTACGGAGAGTGAGCAAAGTTTTCGCTTGTTGTGTGTTGAAGTCCGCTCATTCTTGACCCCGGTTTAAATCTATAGAAATGATTTTGAGTCCGACTTTTTCCTGTTTCCAAGGTACATTCCGTAAGTCGGAAGGCGACCAATGAGCTTTCATTTAACTATGGTTTGGTGATCAATGAGCTGTGAATGAATGTAGAAAGTTTTTAAGTAAAACTCTTTTGATAACCATCAGTCAGACACAATTTCTCTCTTGAAAGAGtcgttatttttattatatcaGTTATTCTCAAACTGTGGTCCGTGTACCTCTGTGGAATAATTTTTGCGGGGCCACGAAGCCACATGAGTTTCATGTTGTATCTTTGAGTCGTCACAAGTCGTCAAACATAAATTTGAAAATCGAACTGAAAATAAACTCAAGAGTACGAGGTTACAAAATCCTTGCTAGATAAtttgttttcgagatattttacAAATACTTAGAACTGAATGAATGGTATCCCGCTCGCAGAGAGATCTTCtcaatcacccttattctgaataacgacgtattgatcaaataaacatagatttcccattgtacggagacactaacagcgcttctagtgagaaacgtttgtacttttttccattagctattgTGGTTgcgttaaatgcgcaggcaattttgtacatgcattttaggagcatttacgcacccattctacaccagatggcgcttttggtgtcacgggttgctcaactattaTCTTATTTATGATAGGATCATGACGGATGTGGGATTGACAACACCCACGTGTGACAGGACCAATTTTCGTTTTCATGTCTTTGATCCAacacagatttttttcaaacgcaCATTTCGAGTTAAACACTTATGATCTGTACTTCGATCTAATGCAAAAAATTGCATTCTGTAATTCAATCAAGCGATGCTTTTGTATGGGAAACTCGAACTCGATTGGgatacaaaattcaaaatttcgtaTCTCGTACTGTAtttcgaaatacagaatcgggatGAAAACTTTCACAAGttcaaattgcaagaaaaagtgCTCGAATTATGAAGTGGATGAGATATTTTAACAAGACTTTCATAGGGAATCGACAAGAATCGATGACCAGTCTATAAACAAATTCCGACAGGCGGACTCCTGCAAATTCCACTACCTTTAAGAATGCAAATTGACATACCACTGTGACAAACTGTTGCTTTTCTATTCTCATTTGAGGTTAGTAACACTGGCTTatctatctgaaaatatctgctaTCAATAAAACTAGAGATAACAACTATGTgaaaactaatggcgttttcgtttttaatttgcactacaccggtgcagtgctacactgaggtatgaataaacgaacaaaaatgacgaaaacataaacagtaaccattgactacaataaacgattccattgcacagagctacaccaaacttttgatgagtgctacaccagtggtatcagtgcagaaaaagtgtagcactggtgtagtgcaattggtaaaaacgaacggtttcagtgcagctttcgctacaccagtgtagtgcaatttaaaaacgaaaacgacataagtacaATAGAGTTGTTGACAAAGCGATGACTTTGTTGTATGACAGTTGCTGTCAACCAAATAGATTAAAAACGTGTTCCGCGCATCCGGTGATCAGAGCCCGAGTAGGATTTGATCAGATCCTTCGAGCATCACTCAACCCTTATTCTGAtttacgacgtattgatttttcgatctaaTGTGGCGCATTGAGTTCCTTTTGATTTTGCTAAGAATGAAATTTGATCGAAAAAcgtgtattttttcacattcTTCAAGATAGATTGTAAGTgtgttattttgaagaaaaaaaaacttcaatgaCTGCAACTTGAATCACTAGTCATAGTTGTCATTTTGAGCCCACTGGTCCATCTTCCTCGGTTGGATCACAATCGACGCCCCCAGACGCATAGGAGGAGTACGTACAGGTACACTCTTCTGTCAAGCTTGGCTCATTTTCGACGGCACACATACTACAAAACGGTGGACTGAGTGTTTCGCTTGATGTTgattcatgcattgagaaaTCTTTCTTGCGCGTTCCAAACTCTGCCACAGCTGCAGCAGCTTCGTTGTATCGCTTTAAAGTGTTAAGTTCATTCTGTGCCTCAACAAACTTCTTCTCAAGACTCATCAGTTCCCGTTGCATGCTAGAATGTGAAATGTGATAACAATCAAAAATTACCATGGTCGGCACAGGACATGTAATACTTATGTGATGCTTCCGAAGTCTTTAAGCTTTGATCTTCTAGTGTGACTTTTAGACGATGATTTTCGCACTCCAGTTCAACTACTCGTTGGTTCAACTCCGCTTCCTGCTTCTTGTACTGAGTTTCAACCGTTGATAACTGACGTAGATAAGGAGACAATAATATATTGTTCTCAGGCTAAAAGATAATTACTTACATATGCGGTACTTTCCTCCTTAAGAGCTTCATACTGTCTGGTTATCTTTTCCAGCTGTATGGTCTTCCCCCCTAGTTCCGACATCAGCTGATCAATAGATTGTTTCTGCTCCACTGCCGTGTCATACTGTTGCTTCAATTCACTATACTTGTCGACCCATCTCATAACTACGCCAgccaacgagaaaaaaaaagaaaatgtagAACACTTTCAGTTCGTTTCATTTTCCGCTCCAAAAAATAGTAGTAGAGAACGTCAAGGGAAAACTGCCATTGGATTCATTGCTTACATCGAATTGGCAGTTCTGTGTTGGCATCAGTATCGAAGAATCTTTACTTAGATGCAGAAAAATATCTTTCTTacaatatatgtatgtatattcgTATTTCCGGTAAAACCATATTTAAGATGTTTTCGGATACTCCTGAAAGCGTTGTAGTTGTATGATAATCATTGTCTAGAAGAGTTTGGCTGGAAACCCCTGTTCCGAAAGAAATTGCATCCGGTGACTGCTTTTGCTTTCAGACATTACACAATTCAAAAATACATATGTTGTGAAATTTCCAACAAAACTCGTACTTGCTCACCCCATTTTGCGCTAATGGTAGAATGGTCGCCTGCAGTGTTAATCTGACTAGGCAATCCCATGTATTTGCCATTCGTTTCTTGTTTCAGTTTTTGTCCGGTACAGTTTGGCCGCTAGTGACAATGTTCTGTTGTCTACTTTATTATGCAAATGGCGACAATTTCACTGGGAGCTCATGTACCGGACTGCCCTACATTCGCCTACTTACCTTTTCGTTTCTCCTGGTCAATTTCACTCATTGTTTCAAACGCCCGGGTTCGTTCCTGTTGCAATTCACCGGAAATGTCCTCACACGCCGCCAGTCCCGATTCGATATCCAGCAGCAATGATTTGAGCGTCAGTTTGGTTTCCTGCAACTCTTTGTTGGCAATTTTCAAAGCACGCTCGCGTTCCCGCAGCTCATCCGGAAGTCGCTTCAATCGGTCGATTTCTTGCATAAGCATTCGGTTTTCTTGCTCCACGGCGGAATTGATTTTTTGCGTTACCAGTTCCTCGTTCTCCTTGAAGGTTCTAATCTGTTGTTTCTGATGCTCAACGATGGAATTAGTTTCCAGCATTTTCGATCTGTTCGATGTAATTGAACCAATCATAATTACTGTTGAAAAAATCAGAATTCACTGGCATTACCGATAAAGTTGCACTTGTTCTTCTCGCATCTTCAAGTGTCGCAAGAGTTGCTCCTGTTCCAATTTTGCCTGTCGCAACTGTTCCAGGTAGATAACGAGTGCTTGATTGCAACGACAATTGCATTCACTAAGCCCCAgaaatcccgaaccggcactTGATCTTTTGTGTTGGGTGCCCAATGCAGAGGGATCTTCTGGCGTATCCGAACACTTGGCGGCGAGATTCAGTTGGCAACGACTTAGCAACCGTTGTGTGTTTAGTTCTAATTAAGAGCGTAGATTACTTTCGAGTTTTTACTGCAATAATTAAAATTCACCTTTGCGCACATCCAATTCCAAGTTACTGATAGTGTTTTCAAGATCGTCTAGCTTGCTGATGAGACCAGTGATAGGCTCATCCTCTGAGGTATGCGACGAGGAACAAATGGACATATTTCACTGAAATTTGGGATCTGGTCAAGGTAAAACTTCAATTTGAAATGATCTGCGTGGCTTGGCTACTTTGATTGAAAAGGTAATATGTtgtatgttttgttttgattttgttagGATGAATTGCCTTGTTGAGATGgccctgaaaataaatttggctGCATTGAATAGAGAATGTTTAGTACGATAAGCAAGTACTCTTTCGTATGAGT
This genomic window contains:
- the LOC131431311 gene encoding uncharacterized protein LOC131431311; this encodes MSICSSSHTSEDEPITGLISKLDDLENTISNLELDVRKELNTQRLLSRCQLNLAAKCSDTPEDPSALGTQHKRSSAGSGFLGLSECNCRCNQALVIYLEQLRQAKLEQEQLLRHLKMREEQVQLYRSKMLETNSIVEHQKQQIRTFKENEELVTQKINSAVEQENRMLMQEIDRLKRLPDELRERERALKIANKELQETKLTLKSLLLDIESGLAACEDISGELQQERTRAFETMSEIDQEKRKVMRWVDKYSELKQQYDTAVEQKQSIDQLMSELGGKTIQLEKITRQYEALKEESTAYLSTVETQYKKQEAELNQRVVELECENHRLKVTLEDQSLKTSEASHNMQRELMSLEKKFVEAQNELNTLKRYNEAAAAVAEFGTRKKDFSMHESTSSETLSPPFCSMCAVENEPSLTEECTCTYSSYASGGVDCDPTEEDGPVGSK